The following coding sequences are from one Clostridioides difficile ATCC 9689 = DSM 1296 window:
- a CDS encoding class II D-tagatose-bisphosphate aldolase non-catalytic subunit, whose protein sequence is MKKLPIKTVVQRLLNLQEEGKSATLLGIGPMSPNLLQASFELAKDDDFPLMFIASRNQVDADELGGGYVNGWNQETFTKDIKKVADKVGFDGLYYLCRDHGGPWQRDKERNDHLPVDEAMELGKKSYLADIEAGFDLLMIDPTKDPFEIGKVIPLDVVLERTVELIEYCENERKRLNLPDIGYEVGTEETNGGLTSTETYETFITRLKVELDNRGLPMPTFIVGQTGTLTRKTEQVGTFNFRNAYDLAQMAKKYGVGLKEHNGDYLDDVTLLEHIPSQIIATNVAPQYGTEETRAYLKLAEVECKLEKEGLVEKTSNIRHVLLVNAIECGRWRKWVVGEQKNLTTEEIFKDEVLSNEILDIAGHYTFNNDDVKKEIEVLYDNLSKNNIDGQRFVVDHIKRPLRDYAECYNLKGVTTRILNK, encoded by the coding sequence ATGAAAAAGTTACCAATAAAGACTGTCGTGCAAAGATTACTAAACTTACAAGAAGAGGGGAAAAGTGCAACTCTTTTAGGAATTGGTCCTATGTCACCAAACTTGTTACAAGCAAGTTTTGAACTAGCAAAAGATGATGATTTTCCTTTAATGTTTATCGCAAGTAGAAATCAAGTAGATGCAGATGAACTAGGTGGCGGTTATGTAAATGGTTGGAATCAGGAAACTTTTACAAAAGATATTAAGAAGGTTGCCGACAAAGTTGGATTTGATGGTTTATATTATTTATGTAGAGACCATGGTGGGCCATGGCAAAGAGATAAAGAGAGAAATGACCATTTGCCTGTTGATGAAGCAATGGAGTTAGGAAAAAAATCTTATTTAGCGGACATTGAAGCAGGTTTTGACCTATTGATGATTGACCCTACAAAAGACCCATTTGAAATTGGAAAAGTAATTCCACTAGATGTAGTACTAGAAAGAACTGTAGAATTAATTGAGTATTGTGAAAACGAGAGAAAAAGACTTAATCTACCAGACATAGGTTATGAGGTTGGTACAGAGGAAACCAATGGAGGTCTGACTTCAACTGAGACGTATGAAACATTTATAACTAGACTAAAGGTTGAACTCGATAATAGAGGTTTGCCAATGCCAACATTTATAGTTGGTCAAACTGGTACTTTAACTAGAAAGACAGAACAAGTAGGAACTTTTAATTTTAGAAATGCTTATGATTTAGCTCAAATGGCTAAGAAATATGGAGTTGGTTTAAAAGAGCATAATGGCGATTACTTAGATGATGTAACTTTATTAGAACATATACCATCTCAAATTATTGCTACAAATGTAGCTCCTCAATATGGTACTGAAGAAACTAGGGCATATTTAAAATTAGCAGAAGTTGAGTGTAAATTAGAAAAAGAGGGTTTAGTTGAGAAAACTTCTAATATCAGACATGTTCTTCTTGTTAATGCAATTGAATGTGGACGTTGGAGAAAATGGGTAGTAGGAGAACAAAAAAATCTAACTACTGAAGAGATATTTAAGGATGAAGTTTTATCTAATGAAATACTAGATATTGCAGGACATTATACATTTAATAATGATGATGTTAAAAAAGAAATAGAAGTGCTTTATGATAATTTAAGTAAGAAT